A genomic window from Anguilla rostrata isolate EN2019 chromosome 14, ASM1855537v3, whole genome shotgun sequence includes:
- the LOC135239902 gene encoding ankyrin repeat domain-containing protein SOWAHB-like, whose product MATELTQEAVLKFICSKNGRVKNSDLLDYFKRFLREDENRTENRELFKRFVNSVAVVKREEESANNLPDYQLTAHNNGSLPRLNDRLRPHFRENNGEEALFGPQSVRHSLPLDNARSHAPGSFAEHHHARLSTSHGDLLLPPYDDSAWPEIVSKGGWSSDDSLNYKELAGEQEGKVREMLARAQEARLFEKLRSSEGKVGPLHHSMGNLDDQEPGVTGAGSGSTSPVTVRPSARRTRSQLRSRLCRSLGADLDQPFFEDGVSARINRLHLLSSSLSFNYSTPPRTHSYGDVSSQGSGSSRIHPVSDGSGFHRNSMVPLDPKEHDWMVKAAAGTWTDIYSLFRDEPGLLNKRDFISGYTVLHWIAKHGDHRVLNTLWYGVSKMGMNLDIDAKTTCGYTPLHLAAMHGHKKLIRLLVHKFKANVAMRDTSGKKPWQYIGKGGPRDLLHLLGAPANITGGYISNQPASVEKLMTRPGTMSPKVKRHSSIAAFLKHKSLLKVSSHPEAFL is encoded by the exons ATGGCCACCGAACTTACTCAAGAGGCAGTACTGAAATTTATTTGCAGCAAAAACGGAAGAGTAAAAAATTCGGATCTGTTAGATTACTTCAAACGGTTCCTTCGGGAAGATGAAAACAGGACGGAGAACAGAGAATTGTTTAAGAGGTTCGTGAATTCGGTGGCGGTGGTAAAACGAGAGGAAG AATCTGCAAATAATCTGCCTGATTACCAGTTAACAGCCCACAACAACGGGAGCCTACCAAGGTTGAATGATAGACTCAGACCCCACTTTAGGGAAAACAATGGCGAGGAGGCACTATTCGGTCCACAGTCTGTGCGCCACAGCCTACCCCTTGATAATGCCCGGAGCCACGCCCCTGGAAGTTTTGCAGAACATCACCATGCCAGGCTATCCACCAGCCATGGTGACCTTCTCCTGCCCCCTTACGATGACAGTGCATGGCCTGAGATCGTGTCTAAAGGGGGGTGGTCCAGCGACGACAGCCTTAATTACAAGGAACTGGCTGGCGAGCAAGAGGGCAAAGTGCGAGAGATGTTGGCGCGTGCTCAAGAGGCCAGGCTGTTCGAAAAGCTGCGCAGTTCAGAGGGGAAAGTGGGCCCCTTGCACCACTCAATGGGTAATCTTGATGACCAGGAACCCGGGGTAACCGGAGCTGGTTCAGGATCCACAAGCCCGGTTACCGTGCGCCCCAGTGCACGGAGAACCCGCAGCCAGCTTCGGAGCCGCTTGTGCCGCAGTCTAGGGGCGGACCTGGACCAGCCTTTCTTTGAGGACGGAGTCTCGGCGCGGATCAACCGTCTTCACCTGCTGTCATCTTCTCTGAGCTTCAATTACTCCACACCCCCCCGAACGCACAGCTACGGGGACGTGTCCTCTCAAGGCAGTGGCAGTAGCAGAATCCATCCTGTCAGTGATGGCTCCGGTTTCCACCGGAACTCGATGGTACCACTTGATCCCAAAGAACACGACTGGATGGTGAAGGCAGCTGCAGGTACATGGACGGACATATACTCTCTGTTTCGAGATGAGCCCGGTCTCCTGAACAAGAGGGACTTCATCTCTGGATACACAGTGCTGCACTGGATTGCCAAGCACGGGGACCATCGGGTGCTCAACACGCTCTGGTATGGGGTCAGTAAAATGGGAATGAACCTGGATATTGATGCTAAAACCACCTGTGGATACACGCCCCTACACCTGGCAGCTATGCACGGCCACAAGAAGCTCATCCGCCTCCTGGTGCACAAGTTCAAAGCCAATGTGGCCATGAGGGACACCAGTGGTAAAAAGCCATGGCAATACATTGGCAAAGGTGGCCCTAGGGACCTCCTACACCTGCTTGGGGCCCCTGCTAACATAACTGGGGGCTATATCTCTAATCAGCCAGCGTCTGTGGAGAAACTGATGACGCGACCAGGCACAATGTCCCCCAAAGTGAAAAGGCATTCTTCAATTGCGGCGTTTCTCAAGCACAAGTCCCTGCTGAAGGTTTCGAGTCACCCCGAGGCCTTTCTGTGA